The Miscanthus floridulus cultivar M001 chromosome 17, ASM1932011v1, whole genome shotgun sequence genome has a window encoding:
- the LOC136515310 gene encoding S-type anion channel SLAH2-like: MDGASPVARKEADVAVTVSAQAAAHVQETDIPYSIACSVPSSPSGLHLGACASIVRMATEVSLDTHHHGATAEAPQLLSQTGHPTLTISTEEPWRDRRFDHLKTFSSGSRVERQVSTLHPPAEIEVADSKISEEEEETGDGDGDSENEVPSVDRYLSALQGPELETLRATEVSTLPDCETWPFLLRFPVSAFGMCLGVSSQAMLWKSLQSEPSMAFLHVSPAVNQALWWVSVALTAFVSSVYLLKAVFYFEVVRREFCNPIRVNFFFAPWVACLFLVNGLPRPVAAIHDSHVVWYVLMTPILLLDLKIYGQWMSGGGRRLSKVANPTSHLAIVGNFVGALLGALVGLHEAPLFFFAVGLAHYVVLFVTLYQWLDTNDVRLPKELHPVFFLFVAVPSVASMAWARLCGEFGFGAKIPYFISLFLFVSLVVRINLFFRGVRFSLAWWAYTFPMTSVAIATTMYASSVNSLVSRALAIGLAGIASVTVTGVLVTTMYHAFVRKDLFPNDVSIAIMQRLNKPKHAVAQLARCIL; encoded by the coding sequence ATGGACGGCGCTTCTCCCGTGGCCAGGAAGGAGGCGGACGTGGCGGTGACGGTGAGTGCGCAGGCGGCGGCGCACGTGCAGGAGACCGACATTCCGTACTCCATCGCATGTAGCGTGCCGTCGTCGCCGTCTGGGCTTCACCTCGGCGCGTGCGCGTCCATCGTGCGCATGGCGACAGAGGTCAGTCTCGACACGCACCACCACGGGGCCACCGCGGAGGCGCCACAGCTGCTCAGTCAGACGGGGCACCCGACGCTGACGATCAGCACCGAGGAGCCGTGGCGGGACCGCCGGTTCGATCACTTGAAGACCTTCTCCAGCGGCAGCCGCGTCGAGCGCCAGGTCTCCACCCTTCACCCTCCGGCAGAGATCGAAGTCGCAGACTCGAAGatctccgaggaggaggaggagaccggcgacggcgacggcgacagcgAGAACGAGGTCCCCAGCGTCGACCGATATCTCTCCGCCCTGCAAGGACCGGAGCTGGAGACGCTGAGAGCGACGGAGGTGTCGACGCTGCCCGACTGCGAGACGTGGCCGTTCCTGCTACGGTTCCCGGTGAGCGCGTTCGGGATGTGCCTGGGCGTCAGCAGCCAGGCGATGCTGTGGAAGTCGCTGCAGTCGGAGCCGTCCATGGCGTTCCTCCACGTGAGCCCGGCCGTGAACCAGGCGCTCTGGTGGGTCTCGGTGGCGCTCACGGCCTTCGTCTCCTCCGTCTACCTGCTCAAGGCGGTGTTCTACTTCGAGGTCGTCCGCCGCGAATTCTGCAACCCCATCCGCGTCAACTTCTTCTTCGCGCCGTGGGTCGCCTGCCTCTTCCTCGTCAATGGCCTGCCGCGGCCGGTGGCGGCGATCCACGACAGCCACGTCGTCTGGTACGTGCTCATGACTCCAATCTTGCTGCTGGACCTCAAGATCTACGGCCAGTGGATGTCCGGCGGCGGGCGCCGGCTGTCCAAGGTGGCGAACCCGACGAGCCACCTGGCCATCGTCGGCAACTTCGTCGGCGCGCTGCTGGGAGCCCTGGTAGGACTCCACGAGGcgcccctcttcttcttcgccgtcGGGCTGGCGCACTACGTCGTGCTGTTCGTGACGCTGTACCAGTGGCTCGACACCAACGATGTGCGGCTCCCCAAGGAGCTCCACCCGGTGTTCTTCCTCTTCGTCGCCGTGCCCAGCGTCGCCTCCATGGCATGGGCCAGGCTCTGCGGCGAGTTCGGCTTTGGCGCCAAGATCCCCTActtcatctccctcttcctcttcgTGTCGCTGGTGGTCCGCATCAACCTGTTCTTCAGAGGAGTCAGGTTCTCGCTGGCGTGGTGGGCGTACACGTTCCCGATGACGAGCGTGGCCATCGCGACCACCATGTATGCGTCGTCAGTGAACAGCTTGGTCAGCCGGGCGCTGGCGATCGGGCTCGCCGGGATCGCGTCGGTGACGGTCACCGGTGTGCTCGTGACAACCATGTACCACGCCTTTGTGCGCAAGGACCTGTTTCCCAACGATGTGTCCATTGCCATCATGCAGCGGCTCAACAAGCCCAAGCACGCAGTGGCTCAATTGGCCCGTTGCATCCTTTGA